The nucleotide sequence ATATGGACTGTAAGTGGTATCCTGCCCCGGCGCACCCACGACAAGGTCCTGACAGGCATTACCCAAGCGGGTATCGCCGTTCAGATTTCCACTGCCGGACATGGATTTACCAAAGCGCGCAAGATGAGACAAATCTTCAAATGTGATGATTTGTGGATCCACCCCTGGAACCGCAGGATTCTGCACCGGATCCGGGGATGTTTTCAGCTTGAAGCTGGCAGAGCCCGTTGGTTTGTAAGAGTAATAAACATACACCGCACCCGCATTGGCGGACTTAACCCCCAAAGAGGAAATGGAAACATTCGGCAGACCCACTGCCAAATCCGGATGACCATCACAGTTGAAGTCGCCCGAAGTCATGGATTCACCCATATAAGCCACACCTGCATCAGCAGCTGCGACTGGTGGCATGTCCTTATAGCCCGGAATACCCTTGATATAGGTGCTCAGGTTATCAAAAATCAAAGTCTCATTCTTCGCACCATCGTTGTAATTCACGCGAATGGACAGATCTTCAATTTTACCGATCGTCCAGTTTGCCGACGGAGAGAACACGATTGTTCCGGCACCCACCAATGGATCCGATACCGCCGTGCTGCCCATGTAAACGCGGCTGACATAGTTTTCGTTTTTGTATTCAGAGTTCACCACCGGCGTGACCTTCGCAAAAGGCAACGCACCGATGGAAATCGGGCTTAGCTCATAAGCTGGCGTCGGGAAGGATGAATTCGTGGAAGCAGTCACAACTTTCGTTGGACGCTCGTACGTGTCATCCATGTATTTCGCCTGAACCACAAAGTGGTAGCGCGTGGAACCCGTCATATTACGAAAGATATAACGGTTTTCCATTGACGTGCGATCCACCGATGTCCAATTGGTGGTATTGGCTGCCGTCGGGTCTTCGTATTCTTTAAAGAAAATCTGATATTCTGCAACCTTGTTTGGATAGTCCCAAACCAGAATCAAATTGCCGTCAGCATCCTTGGAAACACTGCCTGCACCGGCAAAAGGTTTGTTGGTCGTGACCGTGATCTCTTTGTTACCACCCACACTGTTCGTTCCGTCCGTACCCACTACTTTAAAGGTGTAGGCAGTATTCGGGGACAGGTTACGGATGATCACAGAATCCTGGAACGTTTCCGCCACAGAATCAGAAGAAAGATTGTAATAAACTTTGTACTCGCGATAACGGCTGTGCAGCTGCCAGTAAACTCGCACCGCGGTTGGTGAAAGAACCTCGACGCCTTCCGCGCCGGTAAAATCACGCAACAGACTTCCCGTCTCAAGCTTCTCTGTACAAGCCGTCAAGCTGACGACAACGGTCAGCAGGGCTGCTTTGAAAATCCTTTTAATAGAGAACATAGACGACTCCTGTCGAGAATGCCTTGCCTGATGGGTGATTACGACCCGGAGCCCCCAGAATCACATCTGGAACCCCGTCGCCATTGATGTCACCGCTCACACTGTTGGATATATAAGTGTATTCGTATGCTTTTCGCTCGGGCAGATACAGCAGGTACGGTTCACACATCGGTGAAGAACCGCCATAGCAGCGTGGAGTTGTGGTAGGCGTGGAATTGATCTTCAATCCCAGCAAACTGCCGTAATAGATTACGTAAGCTCCGGAATCGGCCTGAACTTCTTCCAGGTCGTAGTCCTTGCCCGGCATATTCACAATGATGTCCGCATAGCCGTCATTATTCACGTCACCCAATCCCGCCAGACCGTAACCGAAGGCATCAGCAGCCTCAAAGACGGCATCAGTTCCAAGAACCTCAAGACGCTGAGGTTTTGGCTGGGACTGACTGGCATGCAGAGTATTTCTGGCAATCGGTGTAGACCCAGCCAGGAACAAGTCTGTCGTCGCCAGAGATGTCGAACCATAGAAGGCATAAGCACTGCCGACCTGGCCACCATAGAAGGTATAGATTTTACCAGCAACTGGTGCTGACACCACGATGTCGACAACGCCGTCACCGTTGATGTCACCCGCTGCTGCCACTTCATAACCGAAGCGTTCAGCTGCAGCCGCAGGATCTAATTTTTGAATTGGAGTAAAAGCTAAACCGCGTGCCCCACCTTTAAACAGATAGATACGTCCCTTCATCGTCGTCAAAGAAGGATCACTGACGACCAGTTCGTCGGTTTCTTCACCCGCCAGTACGTCCAGGGAATCAATACCCACAAGATTCCAACCGAAGGTCACACCCGTGTCGTTGGAAGCCAGCATCTGAACCTTACAAACCTTGGGCAAAGTTTCGCTGCACGGGTTTTCCACCAGGACATCCGCCGCCGCTCCGTTATCGTCCTGCAAACGGATCGTTCCGGTTGCACGATTTGTTTGTGGACCTGTGGACGAACCATAGATCACAAACACACGGCCTTTGTTACCCACGGCCATGTTCACTCCACCCGGAATAACATCAGCACTTGGTGCTAGTGTGGTGTATGTGCCCAAAGCAAAGTCACTGTAGCCGTCGGCATTGAAGTCACCATAAGCGACGGCGCGATTGATGTTATTAAACGTACCCACTGACAGGCCCGACAATGAAGTTGAACCATACATATTGCCGTCAGCATGGAAGGCAATAGTATCCGTCCCGCCCAGACCGAATCGAAGTGGATTCTGACCCACCGGCGCCAAAGATGGAGCATTGGCGTAAACCACCCCACTGGAGGATCCATAATAGATATAGCTGCCGTAAGTTCCCAAAATCAGCAGATCGTCGTAAGCATCGCCGTTCACACTGCCGATGCGGTGGAATTCCCGGCCAAACCCTGGGTCACTGTCCACTGCCAATTTCAATGGGTGCAGTGGAGCAATCGGATTGCGCGAAGGCTCAGGCGTTGTCACCAGCCCCGTCGCACTTCCATAGAAGACCACCAGTTCAACCGTGCTCGCGACTGAAATGTGCGTAACAACGTCCGCGTAACCGTCACCATTCAGATCGCCAACAACTTTGGCGCGTTCATAGTGATAGTTCAGTTCTTTACTGAAGTTCACATTGATCGTCTGATCCGGCGTCGTTACGGAAGCCGCGAAGGAGCCGTTGGACTTAAAGACGAAAGCCGCACCGTTATAGTAAGAAGGACTGGAAAGATATGGTGCGCCAATGATCAGATCCCCGGTTTTATCACCGTTGAAGTCAGCCCCTGCCAAACCGCCGGCACCGATCTGAGCACCCGCGGTCATGTCTTTGGCGTAAATAATGGAAGCACCAAATGGATTCACACCGCCGCTGTACCAGGTACAGTTGGTCGCACAACCATAGGAATCATCATCAGACAATTGTGGAGCATCGATACGAACCCCGGCCTCTGTACCTAATGTGGATACGTCGGGTTTGTAAAGATACACTACCCCGTGATTGGCAATGGCTTTTTTACCATCACTGCTGGTCACGGTACGGTAAGGAACACCGACCGCCAATGATGGCAAGCCACGTGTCACGTCCTCGATATCCGCCACCGTACCCAAAGAACGTCCGTACTGAACGCCCGCTTCAGACGGACTGGTATGAATCGCCTGATTTTCACAGTGTTCAAGACTGCCCGTCAGAACGTTTCTGTTTTTCGCATCACAGGCCAAAGAATTCACGGCATTGATCGTCTGAACCGGTTCCAGAATCCCCTGCAATCCACCGGTCGTAAAGTCAGAGGATCTTGGAGTCATATAATAACCAAACACCACTCCGGCGTTGGTACGGCCTGAAACTGTGGATGTTGGTGCTCCGACAAACACGGCACCGGAAACGTCCGGAGTCGAGTTGGTCGTTCCAATAACTTTCGTTAAAGGATAACCATTCTGATTTTGCACACCCAGCAAAGAATAGCCGTATCCTTTGACCGTGATGTGAGAAGCACTGATCCCCAAAGTCGTGTCCGGATAAGATTCCTTACACATCCAGCTGGTGATCTGCTGCAGATCAGATCCGGACGTAGGCTGAACACCTTTACAAGCCAGGATCGATCCACGGCCCGCTGCACGCTGAGGCGCACCGATCACAAGGTCATCACACTTGTTGAATTCAAAGCCTTTGTTTTTAGGAGCCGGAGACGTTCTGAAAACGTAGCCGCCGCCATTTGTACAAGTACGTGAATTGTAAGCCGACGCTACGGCGCCACCGAAGTCTTCACTCACGCTGGAACCCACGAAGGTGCCGTCAGTCAGATCCCCTGCCCCGATGGTTTCAGCGTCAATTTTGGCATGGCTTTTAGCTGCACTTGCAGGGTAAAGACCGAAGCGGTCACCACGCAGAACATGAACCTGACGTTTATTGGCGTTGGTGGTCACACCCATAGCCAGGTCATCAAAGCCGTCATTGTTATAGTCACCAAAAGTGATCGAATGCACATAAGCTGTGGTTGAATCACGATACTTGGCCGGACGACATTTGAAAGACGTCGGGTCACAAGTCGCCTCATTCAGACCATAAGCACTACCACCCGCACCTGTTACCAGACCACGGACCGGGTCACCGAAAACGACAAAAACCGCGCCATCGTTGGTTTGCATGGCAAGGTCATCACAGGTGTGAATTTCTTTAAGCTTGTTCAAATCAGCCGGTGGCACTGCGGGCGTGAACAAATCATCACACAGACCCACGCGGTTGATCTTTGGATCGTTGTCCACCACACCTTCAGGTGGTTTGTAGCGGCTGAAGCAATCGCCATTCACGTTTCCGACCGCGATACGAATGCCCAAACGCGCATCCGAAGTCAGATCCGTATAATAAATAAGTTGCGGATCCGGGAACGATGCATCCGCTGTTGGGGTCACATCAGTTTTCAAGCGTGGCTTCGGACGAACGATATTGCCGTTGGAATCAATTTCATCCGGCGGCTGATAACCATAGAAAATGGAAACCGCACCGGTTGCATCATAGTGACGTTCACTAATATAAGGAGTCGCACGCGGAGCGGACACCGCCACGTCTTTGTAACCGTCACAGTTAAAGTCACCGACCTGAACGCCGTTACCAAGTTCCTGCATTCCCAAACCGCCGCCAATCAAGCGTGGCAACAACGGGGCTTTAGCCCCCGAACCTTCAAGGCTTCGCACCAGAGGCTTGCTCAGGCCCGGCAGCCCATCCGGCTGTACATCCACGATAGTCACCTTGCCATCAGCGGCAGTGACTTTCGCATAAATGTTCTTAACGCCCGGAGCGATCGGAATGATGGAGCGGAAATAGTCATTCCCTGACACCGTAGCCAGACGAATGTCCGTAAATCTTTCGAAAATTTCGGTTTTATAGGTGGAATCCCCGCCTTCAGTCCAGAACCAGGGGAAGTTACCCACGAAAGCAGAGTTCATGCGTACCGCTGGCAAATTCGACAACTGAGACTGGACCAGCACGCAAGGTGCTTTTGAATTCAGATAGGTCTCGCTCATGTTGGACGGTTCGAAAGTGCCATCATCGTAAAAAGCCATGACCCAGAAGCAGTACTTTGCACCGCTCGGCAAAGAATTCACCAGGCTGGTGCTTTTGCTGACAACGGTGTTCACCGGCGACGTCAGATCCCAAGTTTCATTTTCACGCTTGGCAAAAATTTTATATGTGACCCCATCCCCGTTTTTTACCCAGCTGACTTCCACAGAACCATTGGACTGGGACTGCAAACCGGAAGAAGGAATGCCCGAAAAATTCGCAAGGGTCTTCACGGTCATGTAACTGTCGAAACCAAACTCCTCGTCTGTCGTTGCGTCCACACCGGAAGTTGAAAATTCATAATAGCTGTCGGGAGTCAGACTGTTCAAAGTCGTTGTCGCAAAAGTCTCAGTTTTTTTCGGAGTATTAAAACCTTTTTGATAAATTCGATATTCTTTGAATCGAGCCTGCAAAGGCCATGATAGTCTTACACTCGTTGGCGAGATCGCCACGGCGCTTTCCAAACCGTTGAATTTAGATGGCAAGTTAGTGCTTTGAAGACCGGCTTTCGCACACGAAATCAGAACACCACATGCAACGTACAAGAGGATTGATAAAAGACATTTCATATTAGATTAAGGCTAGCCTCACTTTCAGATCTTGGAAATGTCGTTTGAAATCGCACAGATGATGGTACAGTCCAGCTGGGACACCATACATTCGACGATTTTCAGGCCTTTAAGCCAGAGAAGAATCAGCTTGATACTCTTAGATGAAACCAGTGCAAGATAAGCGTCTCAGACCACCCGATCCTCGTTTAACAAAAGGGGAACAGTTTCTGAAACTGTGGAGAGATCCAGCGAGCCTGAATTCCAAATTTGAATCAGAATTTCAAGTGGGAATAGAACGGCATTTTTCAATTCTAAGGAACAGTGGATGAATACAAAAGTAAATGGCAGCACGATAGAAATCGCTCTGGAAGGCCCGATCAGCGAAAAGACATCTTTGTTTGAACTCAACA is from Bdellovibrio bacteriovorus str. Tiberius and encodes:
- a CDS encoding FG-GAP repeat protein is translated as MKCLLSILLYVACGVLISCAKAGLQSTNLPSKFNGLESAVAISPTSVRLSWPLQARFKEYRIYQKGFNTPKKTETFATTTLNSLTPDSYYEFSTSGVDATTDEEFGFDSYMTVKTLANFSGIPSSGLQSQSNGSVEVSWVKNGDGVTYKIFAKRENETWDLTSPVNTVVSKSTSLVNSLPSGAKYCFWVMAFYDDGTFEPSNMSETYLNSKAPCVLVQSQLSNLPAVRMNSAFVGNFPWFWTEGGDSTYKTEIFERFTDIRLATVSGNDYFRSIIPIAPGVKNIYAKVTAADGKVTIVDVQPDGLPGLSKPLVRSLEGSGAKAPLLPRLIGGGLGMQELGNGVQVGDFNCDGYKDVAVSAPRATPYISERHYDATGAVSIFYGYQPPDEIDSNGNIVRPKPRLKTDVTPTADASFPDPQLIYYTDLTSDARLGIRIAVGNVNGDCFSRYKPPEGVVDNDPKINRVGLCDDLFTPAVPPADLNKLKEIHTCDDLAMQTNDGAVFVVFGDPVRGLVTGAGGSAYGLNEATCDPTSFKCRPAKYRDSTTAYVHSITFGDYNNDGFDDLAMGVTTNANKRQVHVLRGDRFGLYPASAAKSHAKIDAETIGAGDLTDGTFVGSSVSEDFGGAVASAYNSRTCTNGGGYVFRTSPAPKNKGFEFNKCDDLVIGAPQRAAGRGSILACKGVQPTSGSDLQQITSWMCKESYPDTTLGISASHITVKGYGYSLLGVQNQNGYPLTKVIGTTNSTPDVSGAVFVGAPTSTVSGRTNAGVVFGYYMTPRSSDFTTGGLQGILEPVQTINAVNSLACDAKNRNVLTGSLEHCENQAIHTSPSEAGVQYGRSLGTVADIEDVTRGLPSLAVGVPYRTVTSSDGKKAIANHGVVYLYKPDVSTLGTEAGVRIDAPQLSDDDSYGCATNCTWYSGGVNPFGASIIYAKDMTAGAQIGAGGLAGADFNGDKTGDLIIGAPYLSSPSYYNGAAFVFKSNGSFAASVTTPDQTINVNFSKELNYHYERAKVVGDLNGDGYADVVTHISVASTVELVVFYGSATGLVTTPEPSRNPIAPLHPLKLAVDSDPGFGREFHRIGSVNGDAYDDLLILGTYGSYIYYGSSSGVVYANAPSLAPVGQNPLRFGLGGTDTIAFHADGNMYGSTSLSGLSVGTFNNINRAVAYGDFNADGYSDFALGTYTTLAPSADVIPGGVNMAVGNKGRVFVIYGSSTGPQTNRATGTIRLQDDNGAAADVLVENPCSETLPKVCKVQMLASNDTGVTFGWNLVGIDSLDVLAGEETDELVVSDPSLTTMKGRIYLFKGGARGLAFTPIQKLDPAAAAERFGYEVAAAGDINGDGVVDIVVSAPVAGKIYTFYGGQVGSAYAFYGSTSLATTDLFLAGSTPIARNTLHASQSQPKPQRLEVLGTDAVFEAADAFGYGLAGLGDVNNDGYADIIVNMPGKDYDLEEVQADSGAYVIYYGSLLGLKINSTPTTTPRCYGGSSPMCEPYLLYLPERKAYEYTYISNSVSGDINGDGVPDVILGAPGRNHPSGKAFSTGVVYVLY